A DNA window from Ipomoea triloba cultivar NCNSP0323 chromosome 10, ASM357664v1 contains the following coding sequences:
- the LOC116033059 gene encoding putative F-box protein At3g52320: MAGVSTLPFLPQDILFDILSKLPAKSLVRLRCVSKLFYALIADHAFGVLHRNLSFKLPSRAGILIAITPRKPLSVPSAPSYYTINFTQENLQANPLGYLDTEEPFLKGCLHSSSDGLICLSRPNGEVVVCNVSTGQRISLPRFQFPSRHPNFLCALLGFDSQSKRYKVLIIDRRRSIFEYKHWILTVGVDKSWREINYSSYPFYPFDGFGCAGYSNTSVHINSVIYSYNWLTRDDPTNFHIVAFEVGS; encoded by the coding sequence ATGGCGGGTGTTTCAACGCTACCTTTTCTTCCCCAAGACATTCTCTTCGATATCCTCTCCAAGCTCCCTGCCAAGTCGCTAGTACGACTCAGGTGCGTTTCTAAATTGTTTTACGCTCTCATAGCTGATCATGCCTTTGGCGTTCTGCATCGCAACTTGTCCTTCAAACTTCCCAGTAGGGCGGGCATCCTCATCGCTATCACACCTCGAAAGCCGCTCTCCGTCCCTTCCGCCCCTTCGTATTACACCATCAATTTCACCCAAGAAAACCTCCAAGCTAACCCTCTCGGCTACTTGGACACTGAAGAACCCTTTTTGAAAGGTTGTCTACACTCCTCCTCCGACGGCCTAATTTGTCTCTCCAGACCCAATGGAGAAGTCGTTGTTTGCAATGTTAGTACGGGACAGCGTATTTCCCTTCCAAGATTCCAGTTCCCCTCCCGCCATCCAAATTTCCTCTGTGCACTATTGGGGTTCGATTCACAATCTAAAAGATACAAGGTTTTGATTATTGATCGGAGGAGGAGCATTTTCGAGTATAAGCACTGGATTTTGACTGTGGGAGTGGATAAATCATGGAGGGAGATCAATTATTCTTCGTACCCCTTCTACCCCTTTGATGGCTTTGGCTGCGCTGGCTATTCCAATACTAGTGTCCACATCAATAGCGTTATCTATTCCTATAATTGGCTGACTAGAGATGACCCTACTAACTTCCACATAGTAGCATTTGAAGTTGGGTCATAG